In the Ramlibacter tataouinensis TTB310 genome, one interval contains:
- the atpE gene encoding F0F1 ATP synthase subunit C, with product MTDSGLIAIAAGLIIGMGAIGACLGIALTGGRFIDGAVRQPEMMEPLQARMFLLAGLIDANFLIGVGVAMLLIFANPFGG from the coding sequence ATGACCGACAGCGGACTCATCGCCATCGCAGCCGGCCTGATCATCGGGATGGGCGCCATCGGCGCCTGCCTGGGCATCGCCCTCACCGGCGGGCGCTTCATCGATGGCGCGGTGCGCCAGCCGGAGATGATGGAACCATTGCAGGCCCGCATGTTCCTGCTGGCCGGGTTGATCGATGCCAACTTCCTGATCGGCGTCGGGGTGGCGATGCTGCTGATCTTCGCCAACCCCTTCGGCGGGTAG
- the folK gene encoding 2-amino-4-hydroxy-6-hydroxymethyldihydropteridine diphosphokinase — protein MAAGGAGAVLREPVTAYVGLGANLGDAAGAVRQAIGQLGTLPQTALRAQSSLYRSAPVDAGGPDFVNAVAVLDTRLPAPLLLLELQRLEQAAGRERPFRNAPRTLDLDLLLYGEGRIASTSLTVPHPRLRERAFVLVPLAEIAPQLVPRPWLEAVTSQVIARLT, from the coding sequence ATGGCGGCCGGCGGTGCGGGCGCTGTCCTGCGCGAGCCCGTCACCGCCTACGTCGGCCTGGGCGCCAATCTGGGCGATGCGGCCGGCGCGGTGCGCCAGGCGATCGGGCAGCTGGGGACACTGCCGCAGACGGCGTTGCGCGCCCAGTCGTCGCTCTACCGCAGCGCGCCGGTGGATGCCGGCGGCCCGGACTTCGTCAATGCCGTGGCGGTCCTGGACACCCGCCTGCCTGCGCCGCTGCTGCTGCTGGAGCTGCAGCGGCTGGAGCAGGCGGCCGGGCGCGAGCGCCCGTTCCGCAACGCGCCGCGCACGCTGGACCTGGACCTGCTGCTGTACGGCGAGGGCCGCATCGCCAGCACCTCCCTCACGGTGCCGCACCCGCGCCTGCGCGAGCGCGCCTTCGTGCTGGTGCCGCTGGCCGAGATCGCGCCGCAGCTGGTGCCGCGGCCCTGGCTGGAGGCCGTGACCTCCCAGGTCATTGCCCGCCTGACCTGA
- a CDS encoding glycosyltransferase family 4 protein — protein sequence MNILFVHQNFPGQFRHLAPAMAHSGHTVVALTMRNMAPCEWNGVRVVPYAARRGSARSIHPWVSDLETKVIRGEACLHAALALRKQGFMPDVIVAHPGWGESLFLKDVWPAARLGMYCEFYYCTENADVGFDPEFSRAGDLQASRLRVKNANNLLHFEFADAGLAPTAWQASTFPEAFRSRITVAHDGIDTRVVRPRPDVRLVLNARGRQVELSRSNEIVTFVSRNLEPYRGYHVFMRALPQLLSARPDARVLIVGGNEVSYGGPPPDGGSWKEVFIREVRSRISDADWDRVHFMGKLEYDQFIALLQLSTVHVYLTYPFVLSWSLLEAMSCGCAIVGSDTAPVREVIQEDETGRLVDFFDTTALAQRVCELLDDAPARQRLGARAREFAVARYDLRQVCLPQQRNWVESLAPEFA from the coding sequence TTGAACATCCTCTTCGTCCACCAGAACTTTCCAGGCCAGTTCAGGCACCTTGCGCCTGCCATGGCTCATTCCGGGCATACGGTAGTGGCGCTGACCATGCGCAACATGGCGCCGTGCGAGTGGAACGGGGTGCGAGTGGTCCCTTACGCAGCGCGCCGCGGCTCCGCCCGCTCGATTCACCCCTGGGTGTCGGACCTGGAAACCAAGGTCATTCGAGGTGAGGCTTGCCTGCATGCGGCGCTGGCGTTGAGAAAGCAGGGTTTTATGCCCGATGTGATCGTCGCGCACCCGGGCTGGGGGGAGAGCCTGTTCCTCAAAGACGTGTGGCCGGCGGCTCGATTGGGGATGTATTGCGAGTTCTACTACTGCACGGAAAACGCCGACGTTGGCTTCGACCCGGAGTTCAGCCGAGCCGGCGACCTGCAGGCAAGCCGTTTGCGGGTGAAGAACGCCAACAACCTGCTCCACTTCGAGTTCGCCGACGCCGGTCTGGCGCCCACGGCTTGGCAGGCCAGCACCTTTCCCGAAGCGTTCCGCTCCCGCATCACCGTTGCGCATGACGGCATCGACACACGCGTGGTGAGGCCCCGTCCTGACGTTCGCCTGGTGCTCAACGCACGCGGTCGCCAAGTCGAACTCAGCCGTTCGAACGAAATCGTCACCTTTGTCAGCCGCAATCTGGAGCCCTACCGGGGTTACCACGTTTTCATGCGCGCGCTGCCCCAATTGCTTTCGGCTCGCCCCGATGCTCGCGTGCTGATCGTCGGCGGCAATGAGGTGAGCTATGGCGGGCCGCCTCCGGATGGCGGCAGCTGGAAAGAGGTTTTCATCCGCGAGGTGCGATCGCGCATCAGCGATGCCGACTGGGACCGCGTGCACTTCATGGGCAAGCTGGAATATGACCAGTTCATTGCACTGCTGCAGCTGTCCACGGTCCACGTCTACCTGACGTACCCCTTCGTGCTTTCTTGGAGCCTGCTGGAGGCGATGAGCTGCGGGTGTGCCATCGTCGGCAGCGACACGGCTCCGGTCCGCGAGGTGATCCAGGAGGACGAGACTGGCCGCCTCGTCGATTTCTTCGACACCACCGCGCTTGCCCAGCGCGTTTGTGAGCTGCTCGATGATGCGCCAGCCCGCCAACGGCTCGGAGCACGCGCGCGCGAATTCGCGGTCGCCCGTTATGACCTAAGACAGGTGTGCCTCCCCCAACAACGCAACTGGGTCGAATCACTCGCCCCTGAATTCGCGTAG